In the genome of Amphiura filiformis chromosome 4, Afil_fr2py, whole genome shotgun sequence, one region contains:
- the LOC140150110 gene encoding O-acyltransferase like protein-like yields MAAALALKILLVVMLATFAFAEHQNHGHQVEIPRKRIPGFANVKYVNQADILTSFDIDKIDNKLLKELVNQGGIQAEIDGKRQNDIRDWLLVKSREYTEGEVVNGRVDGMAETPLGNISLQCYNDVTRFFLDFEAAQVYALKMWASWGDVTAWFKALFTGNAKSPGAYELCTGLTKEDDALPFDVQYCMMQAPAVNLIPIYAAVGSCWPASCSAEDLATAHKTYLGPIRGADNIYYDCFEDIPWSGGAIATLCILSFFALIVLTGTVYHVTSHDYVTSVLEELKHGKSNPKAQENVYEQIVHDDNRKGDKGEYESSFSSGATSEKCVGTGESDTRNSTDDQPPGYEEPRTYDDEKNNALSAVDSKSNGTTQLVIEDETYGSRNVDSHKLDNPAHLFAQLDKTAFFAVLNGTFSVDTFFLLSGFLVTYLTLKELRKTSGRINWFLFYFHRFWRITPLYMVTLAIFATLTPYLGKGGGKDDSLKLSSEACQKYWWTNLLYISNLYPFPGNLNEQCMGWGWYLSNDMQFFIISPFIIYCLYKYYNNRTTTTPGIDQTDDFIYGKPYVRIQVYLVGMMLGYIIYKMNGKPYELNKVTIMLGFSD; encoded by the exons ATGGCGGCGGCGCTGGCTCTTAAAATTTTACTCGTGGTGATGTTAGCCACATTTGCGTTCGCCGAGCACCAAAATCATGGTCATCAAGTAGAAATACCACGAAAGCGTATACCAGGCTTTGCGAATGTGAAATATGTTAACCAAGCTGATATTTTGACtagttttgatattgataaaatTGATAACAAGTTGCTCAAAGAGCTTGTGAATCAGGGAGGTATTCAAGCAGAAATAGACGGGAAACGGCAAAATGATATCCGTGATTGGTTGCTCGTCAAATCCAGGGAATACACAGAAGGCGAAGTCGTAAATGGACGGGTAGATGGAATGGCTGAAACACCTTTGGGGAATATTTCACTGCAATGTTATAATGATGTCACGagattttttcttgattttgaagCTGCTCAAGTGTACGCTCTGAAAA TGTGGGCTTCATGGGGTGACGTAACAGCTTGGTTTAAGGCGTTGTTTACTGGGAATGCTAAATCACCAGGAGCCTATGAACTTTGTACTGGACTTACCAAAGAAGACGATGCACTCCCATTTGATGTCCAATATTGTATGATGCAAGCACCTGCAGTGAATCTT ATTCCCATATACGCAGCTGTAGGTAGCTGTTGGCCGGCAAGTTGTTCAGCTGAAGATTTGGCAACAGCTCATAAAACTT ACCTTGGACCAATAAGAGGCGCCGACAATATTTACTACGACTGTTTTGAGGACATTCCATGGAGTGGCGGCGCCATTGCAACTTT ATGTATTTTGTCCTTCTTTGCACTTATTGTTCTAACCGGAACTGTCTACCACGTGACCTCTCATGACTACGTGACTTCCGTTTTAGAAGAACTTAAACATGGAAAGTCAAACCCTAAAGCCCAAGAAAACGTTTATGAACAAATTGTGCACGATGATAACCGCAAAGGTGACAAAGGAGAATACGAGAGCTCATTTTCTTCCGGTGCAACGTCTGAGAAATGCGTTGGAACCGGGGAAAGTGATACTCGCAATTCGACTGATGACCAACCCCCTGGGTATGAGGAGCCTAGAACATATGACGATGAGAAGAATAATGCGTTATCGGCAGTGGATTCTAAGTCTAATGGAACTACCCAACTAGTGATTGAAGACGAAACCTACGGAAGCAGGAATGTAGATAGTCATAAACTAG ATAATCCTGCACATCTTTTTGCCCAGCTCGACAAGACGGCATTTTTTGCGGTACTTAATGGCACATTCTCTGTCGATACGTTCTTCTTATTGAG TGGTTTTCTGGTGACATATCTGACGCTTAAAGAACTAAGGAAGACGTCTGGACGTATCAACTGGTTTCTATTTTATTTCCATCGTTTCTGGCGCATAACGCCCTTGTACATGGTAACACTGGCAATATTTGCTACGTTGACTCCGTATCTTGGTAAAGGAGGAGGAAAAGACGACAGTTTAAAACTATCGAGTGAGGCATGTCAGAAATACTGGTGGACGAATCTTCTTTATATCAGCAATCTCTATCCATTCCCAGGAAATCTGAATGAGCAG TGCATGGGATGGGGTTGGTACCTTTCCAACGACATGCAGTTTTTTATCATTAGTCCGTTTATTATCTATTGCTTGTACAA GTATTACAACAATCGTACAACTACTACTCCCGGAATTGACCAAACCGATGACTTCATTTACGGCAAACCGTATGTCCGTATTCAAGTGTATCTTGTTGGTATGATGCTGGGATATATTATATACAAGATGAATGGCAAACCGTATGAGCTGAACAAGGTAACGATTATGTTAGGATTTAGTGATTGA